In Labrus bergylta chromosome 5, fLabBer1.1, whole genome shotgun sequence, the genomic window ATCAGTGTCAGTATCATCAGTAATGACAACGTGACAAAAGATCACAGTGTTGATCAAATCTAactcgttttttttaaaaaaaatgtttaaaaaatatattttgagcAGGGAACTTGTGTGAAACCATCTCACCTTGCTGGCACATTCTTAAGACTTTAAGGCTACATGAAAAGATAGAGATTTAGTGTCTGTGAACGAAGCAGGACAAACCTGACCCCGTTCAGTCTGAGGTTTGATGTTAACACTGCTGAGGACAAAATGGCTCCCTGAAAGTTTCCCTTCAGTTCGTCAGGATGTCACAGAACTCAACAAAGTCCCTCTGCATGAAGTTCTGACTCTGCATCAGGTCGTCTTCAGAGGGGAAATACGGCATGCTGTCCTCCTGCAGACGCAGACTGTCCTCCTGCAGACGCAGACTGTCCTCGTGCAGTACCACGATCTGTCCTGGTGGCGTCGCTGAGTGGTGTGGGTTGGGACTGTCTAAAAGGGCTCCTCTGGCATTCTCCAGGACGCCCAGGTACGAGTCCATGTCGGTGAGCTCCACGTCGCTGTCGGAGCTGCTGCCGCTGTCGCTCCCCACCGAGTCGGAGCGCATGTGCAGCATCTGATACTTCTCGTGCATCAGAAACTGGTTGGTATTCTTTGGGGCCCGCATCCCCTTCGCTCTGTTACCTTTCACGTAGACGGGCCGGAGGGACGTCACCGGCCTGTGGAGGTGTCGGGGATGATTGAAAAAGGGATGATGACGTTGAGGGTTGTGGTGGAGATGATTGCGCCCTCTCGGCCAACCTCCCCCTCCTGTCCGCCTCCCCTGCTGGCGCCCCCTACAGCTCTTGGACCAGCCGTGCCTCCTCCGGCTGGAGGGGTCCTTCTGCGGAGCCCCttttccatcctcctcctcctgctgctgctggcagctcTTCCTGCTCATCATCAATGAGAGCATTTTCTGGTCTTTCTTGCAGTTGCCTCCCTTCCTCCCTGCTGCACTCCTTCACATCCTCTTCCTCGCTCAGTGGCAACAAACAAAGAGAGgctggtttctgtttttctggcTCAGATCACAAATGACCCTCCTCTCACTTAGAGTCTACCTTTTCACtattctttcactttttttcttgacCTCTGGCTTTGGCTGGTGCATTGCCTGCTCTTCCTCCCCTTGCAGCAGCAGTTTGCCTGCTCGGCTGGCTCTCTTGTCACgccctcctctgtctgtctcaactCTCTTCTTGAGCTTCTCTGAAAGTCAAATTAGCTCTTCTTCACAGCTCTGATTAGTGATCTAAGGTGAGCTGTGGAGGGGATATACGCGTCTTCTTGCTGATTTAAAGCTGATAATTCTCAGATTCAGGCCTGGAACTGTAGTGTACTCAGCTGAGGCCAGCACTGACTGTGGCTCTGCCTCCTCCTCGCCGCTTGCATAAAGAGCTGGACTGATCCATTCAAGGGTTTAACAGGAGGAGGGGACCAGGGCTTGCAGATTTGTCCTCTGCcctttatttccatttttacatgaCACATTTCAATAAGACATCACTTCTGCACATGGGaatgattaaaataacacaattgTCTGCCTTTGGatgccttgttttgtttgtttggggtATGAAGAAAGCACCCTGCAGCAGGATGGTTTGTCCCGCTTCAGTTTTAGCAGCTGAAATCTGATCTACAGTGGCcacacaaacgcacacgcacacacacacacacacacacacacacacacacacacacacacacacacacacacacagtggcagGAGGACAGTGGTAGTTATTGTAATAACAGTAACAGCAGTCAGTTATTGTGTCATCTGTGTGAACGGGTACCCAGCCCACATCGACTTAAACGACACCACAAATATTTCAGTCGAGAAATAAATGTCTTCAATCAACTGTTTCATCACGATAAACattgcaaattaaaaacatcttaaaaaaaaaaaaaaaacgagatcCCCACTTCTAAAACGCCACTTAAGTTTTTAGCCTTGACACCAACATGGCTGCAGGGATGACAGCGTTAGTCCCTGCACCCCTTTAGTACAGGCTAATAAACAATCTGAACACATTTTGAACATATTAACTTGAAATCTCATGATTTCTTTGGACATTTGTGGTCCTCAAACAATGCATCCCACAGAGACTGTGAATCAGGTTATTCTCTGATTTTCGTGTAGCGCCTCCATGGGGTTGACATTTGTAACTtcagtggaaaatgtaaacaacttCTTGAAGGATTGCAATTTAATGTGGGTCAGACATTTTAGTTCCCCCCTCAAGCGCAGCTTTGAGATCGCTTGAGTTTGCATCTAGCACCATCTGCTGGTGAAAATCTAGGAAACTGTACCTGCAAATGTAAAGACGTCCTCATTATCTTCAACTGGGCTTTGTGTCCAAATATGATGAGATAATGTAGCATGCTTGAAGAGGGAAGGTAATGTGATGACTATGGAAAATGTCACGACTCTTTAAAATCAGCGTATGTGAGTATGCTATCTTTCCTATGTAAGAATAACTGAGCCACACTGCAGCTTCATATAGCTTCAATTGTTGctttttgatgctttttttttttttttttttacatcatccATCCAGAGCAAATATTGAAAAAATGAATCATGCAAAGTCATTAAATCAAGATTAATTGAACACATGCTCCCTCTGAGATGTCACCTTCATCTCACAATGAAGCGTTTCCTCTTTCCTActtcctcctgcagccacaATCAGCGCAACTACCCCCGTTATTATGATCCTCTACTTATTCAGGTCACTTTAATTGACCAAAACACAGACAATAGAATGACATAATGCACCTACTACAAGTGTGTGCCTGCACTAGTGCCCCCCCTGTGGCCGTTCTGTGTATTACAAGAAGCTGTTTAAAGCAGACGGAGGGAGAGGGCACGGTGTTTACTGTTGACTGACCGGTTTTATTTAGATCATTACCACATGGTGCTTGTGTTGCACGAAATGTGACACTTGTTCTGACAGATGATGGACTCACAGGTGTGTGACATCTGAGCTCACAGATATAATGACGTACATTACCTCAGGCGAAGTGAAATAGACATTTGAGGTAGGCTACTTCTACTTTACTTGTCATGTTACCTTTTACTTTAACTCCTCGACATTTTTAAAGAGAATATTGTGTGAAGAACATGATGTCTTGTTCTAAGTTTAACTACTGAGAAATATCTAAAACTAGAGCTGAACATATTACTTAAATGATCAATGACTAGATCTGAATTAAAAGTATTCTGACAGCTGTTTATCTGATTATATTTAATCTTACAAGACCatcaaatctatttttttattcctctctgGAAATAACCTTAAACCTTGAagttttggttttgttggttGGACAAAAGCAACATTgtgagggtgttttttttcttcttcaaggTTCAgggttcatttatttataatccaCAGAGACGGGGTtcaaagaaaaccaaacaaTAAATCTATTAATGCAAAAATCAATCAGCAGTTTAATCCAGCATGAAAATACTCATTAGTCTCACTGGTGCATAAAACAAAGGAGCTTTAACATAaccaacaaaaacaggaaagtcTTAATTTTAAATACTGAATCATGAAGAATTTGATAGAAAATTGAATAGAAAATCAGTTACAGGGGGATTTGTGTACTTCCACCTCTGATGTTTTGggtatttattttatcataGGACATTAAAGGATCCCTGAATGATTTGTGGAACAAGCAGGGGGTGTAGGTGATGATCACATCAGGCAACAACGGGCCACTGCCAACTTCTCTGATGACACATTCAGCATGCTATGAACTGACCGTTTTGACTATTTCAATATCATCATAATCCGTCCTCAGTCTGGTTATTTCATTTTGCCCTCGTAAATTGGAGTTTATGACGCTTACAGCAGCTTGAATGCGCTTCTTTTCTAAGGTCCTCATTAGTTGAGCTTCCAAGAACATGATATACATCCAACATGACAAAAGACGAAACCAAAGCCATGCAGGGATTAACACGTAAtgtattataaaataaaaatagcccAGGAGTTTAATGTGACTAAGGCTTAGTCTTGACTCAGAAATATGTAGTGGTTACATGTCACGTCACCACACCTCAAACATGAGTGATTAAGTGTTATCTTTTTTGCTCCAATAAACTTTATTTCAGAGTAGAACAAATATTCAGTGTAATGATAGAAGTTGAAAATGTAAGCCCATAACAGTAGCTAAATGATAAACAGACACcctaaataaataatgtaaaacaaaagaaaagaagccaGGGGACAACATAACAGGTACATTTCGATTGATTGAACTTTATTCTCAGAAAAAGTCCGGAATCTGTCTTGCATCACAGCTGCTCGATTcacaatataaaaatgaaagacaaagcTATACAAATATTGACACAagattaaagaggacatattaaaCCCCCTTttccagcttttcaaacagccccctgtggtctaaatgaaacatccacctttttgggacttcaggggctccgtaaattactgtatatatgtttaAATTTTGCTATCTTTTCTGATTGTACTCCTTcttttgagctgttgtaacaatCCAATTTTAAtcaataaagttaaataaataacatgttcatttgtgtgtgtcaccttgatgtgtgtgtatgtgcatgtgtagaCATGAAGAAATCAATTCAaattccccccccaaaaaaaaattcaagaaaTAATATTatctaaaataaatatacaaatatctTGCCATAATTTATAAGTATGAACACAAGTATATAGATTAACAAAAGTTTCAGCATAGTATTCACAGAAGGCAGTGTTTAAGTGTTATCCTCATTCGCTGACTATTTCCAGCAACGTCACAGCTGTTTGACGTTTCATAACTCTCGCGATAAATATTTGAAAGATGAGACTTTGTGTTCCTATTATCGGACAAAGGTTGCGATGCTCTTTCTTTCGCTTTTTGTTTTACCTTCGTCGTGCGATAAATTTGATTACATAATGTGACGGCGTATGCTATACTGGAATAATGTTGGATAATCTTTTGCTATATGCCCAGTCTCTCATGCGGTGGGATTATTTGTCAATGCCCTGCTGTGAATAAAGTTTGAAGGCTTCAAAGCGGGCGGCATCACAACAAACATGGCGTCAGGAGGCGCTTAGCCGAGAAGAAGCTCTAGAAATCCTCGAAAAAGCCTtttaattgtttcttttttacttgATACCATCTCACATCGGCTCGCCTCGATCTCAGCATGGAGTCCTCTCCGTTTCCAGAGGAGGTTTTGGAGAGGAAAGTGTGTGTTGTCGGGTCGGAGCTGGTGGAGAACTACACAGTAAGTCCTTTAACCTAGCTACCAGCTAGCTTAGCTTTCTGCTACCCCGGATCCTGCTGTAGCAAAGTGTCAGAGAGTAAATGTGGAAGGAATTAAACACAGAAACTTATTTTTGTCATGCATTATGTGTGAATAGTGCTGAGTATGAACTATAAGGAGTCACAGCTGACAGCTAGCGGCCAGCTGTCTCTCACAGTTTCAGAGTTTTTGCTTCATTTCTGCACATTGCTTAATCCCTGTCAGGAAGAGGTtacttcatgtgtgtgtgatggaagGTCGTGTGTTGTAATTTTCTGCAGGTCTACGAGCATGactgatttaacaaaaaaaaaaaaaaaaaaaaatccagatttCTCACATctcagtttttgtctttatttaaatttaaattgaatCCATTTCTGTCTTGAATTactatttatttataacttcAGACAGGTGTCACTGTAGTTGTAACTAATGCATGTGGTGCTGTTGTTTTCAGGTCTACATCATTGATGTGACGGATGGCGAGCACAAGTGGACGGTGAAACATCGATACAGTGACTTCCACGACCTCCATGAGAAGGTGAGTGTTCACAGGTTGCACGTTGATCGTCCGCTGACTCTGATTCATCTGCATCAGGTTAGACATCCGGGCAATTATGGAGTGTGATTTGTGATGTACTTGTCTGAGACCCCATTTAAAAACTGGAATCTGTCTacgaacagaaaacaggagCGTAGGCGGGGAAAACATCTCATGGTTTACACTTCTCACGGTTTACACATCTCACGGTTTACACATCTCACAGTTTACACTTCCCACGGTTTACACTTCTCATGGTTTACACATCTCACGGTTTACACTTCCCACGGTTTACACATCTCACGGTTTACACATCTCACGGTTTAGACATCTCATGGTTTACACATCTCACGGTTTAGACATCTCATGGTTTAGACATCTCATGGTTTACACATCTCATGGTTTACACATCTCACGGTTCAGACATCTCACGGTTTACACATCTCACGGTTTACACATCTCACGGTTTACACATCTCATGGTTTACACATCTCACGGTTCAGACATCTCACGGTTTACACATCTCACGGTTTACACATCTCACGGTTTACACATCTCACGGTTTAGACATCTCACGGTTTACA contains:
- the wu:fb55g09 gene encoding uncharacterized protein wu:fb55g09 — protein: MLSLMMSRKSCQQQQEEEDGKGAPQKDPSSRRRHGWSKSCRGRQQGRRTGGGGWPRGRNHLHHNPQRHHPFFNHPRHLHRPVTSLRPVYVKGNRAKGMRAPKNTNQFLMHEKYQMLHMRSDSVGSDSGSSSDSDVELTDMDSYLGVLENARGALLDSPNPHHSATPPGQIVVLHEDSLRLQEDSLRLQEDSMPYFPSEDDLMQSQNFMQRDFVEFCDILTN